A window of uncultured Litoreibacter sp. contains these coding sequences:
- a CDS encoding calcium-binding protein: MIGLYTLLTILGVGLIIDAFNDDDDNTSSGPVEGNEINGTPGDDVLTGTTVGDMINGLDGNDTVNAAEGNDTVRGGLGNDVLNGGQGDDTVNGAQGEDRINGGTGNDILNGGNDIDIVNGGAGDDEVSGGAGADIVRGGAGNDIVNGDTSNDQVSGGLGDDIVNGDNGDDMVFGNFGNDVVNGGEGNDTVDGGDDDDVVNGDAGNDTLLGGPGADILNGGTGDDTLTGGAGNDIINGDRGSDDLRGGAGDDVIHGLDDGVADGLVGAFDFDEADTLSGGEGDDTLWIGNADVATGGAGADTFTLGTWLTADNTSVVDDYNAAEDVLQVVYEDGTTPPAVTFATTATGQDMLLDGEIVTSITGASGLTAVDVMLVAAVPGPSMADPLPPVA; the protein is encoded by the coding sequence ATGATCGGTCTTTATACGCTACTTACCATACTGGGTGTCGGGCTCATAATTGACGCCTTTAACGATGACGACGACAACACCTCATCCGGGCCCGTAGAGGGCAACGAGATCAACGGCACCCCCGGCGACGACGTGCTGACGGGCACCACGGTCGGCGACATGATCAACGGGCTGGACGGCAATGACACGGTGAACGCCGCCGAAGGCAACGACACCGTTCGCGGCGGCCTCGGCAACGACGTGCTGAACGGAGGTCAGGGCGACGACACCGTCAACGGCGCGCAGGGCGAGGACCGCATCAACGGCGGTACCGGCAACGACATTTTGAACGGCGGCAATGACATCGACATCGTGAATGGCGGTGCGGGCGACGACGAGGTCTCCGGCGGTGCCGGGGCGGATATCGTGCGCGGCGGCGCGGGCAATGACATTGTGAATGGCGACACCAGCAACGACCAGGTGTCGGGTGGCCTCGGCGACGACATCGTTAACGGGGATAATGGCGACGACATGGTCTTCGGCAACTTCGGCAATGACGTCGTCAACGGCGGCGAGGGCAACGACACGGTCGACGGCGGCGACGACGACGACGTGGTTAACGGAGACGCCGGTAATGACACGCTTCTGGGCGGGCCCGGTGCCGATATTCTGAACGGCGGTACGGGTGACGATACGCTCACAGGCGGTGCCGGCAACGATATCATCAACGGCGATCGCGGCTCTGATGACCTGCGCGGCGGTGCTGGCGATGACGTCATCCACGGCCTGGATGACGGGGTCGCGGATGGTCTGGTCGGCGCGTTTGATTTCGACGAGGCTGATACCTTGTCAGGCGGGGAAGGCGACGACACGCTCTGGATCGGCAATGCGGATGTTGCGACCGGCGGGGCTGGTGCGGATACGTTCACGTTGGGGACCTGGCTGACTGCGGATAACACCTCGGTTGTTGATGATTATAACGCGGCTGAGGACGTGTTGCAGGTTGTGTATGAGGACGGTACGACGCCGCCGGCTGTGACCTTTGCGACAACGGCCACCGGGCAGGATATGCTGCTGGATGGGGAGATCGTGACCTCCATCACAGGGGCGTCCGGATTGACCGCGGTGGACGTTATGTTGGTGGCGGCAGTGCCGGGGCCATCAATGGCGGATCCGCTTCCCCCGGTCGCTTAG
- the rpsO gene encoding 30S ribosomal protein S15, which produces MSITAEEKARLMKEFGTKEGDTGSPEVQVAILTSRITTLTEHFKTHKKDNHGRRGLLKMVALRRKLLDYTKAKDEERYQTLIKKLGIRR; this is translated from the coding sequence ATGTCGATTACTGCTGAAGAAAAAGCACGCCTGATGAAAGAGTTCGGCACCAAGGAAGGCGATACCGGTTCGCCAGAAGTCCAGGTTGCCATCCTGACATCGCGCATCACCACCCTGACAGAGCACTTCAAAACCCACAAAAAAGACAACCACGGTCGTCGCGGGTTGCTGAAGATGGTGGCACTTCGTCGTAAGCTTCTGGACTACACCAAAGCCAAAGACGAAGAGCGTTATCAGACCCTGATCAAGAAGCTCGGTATTCGTCGTTAA
- the pnp gene encoding polyribonucleotide nucleotidyltransferase gives MFNVTKKSIEWGEETLTLESGKVARQADGCVIATYGETSVMAAVTFAKKQKPGQDFFPLTVHYNEKYYAAGKIPGGFFKREARPTEKETLTSRLIDRPIRPLFVPGFKNEVLVICTVLSHDLVNDPDMVAMVAASAALTISGAPFMGPIAACRVGFEDGEYILNPEMDDMHNLRMNPEQRLDLVVAGTKDAVMMVESEAYELTEDEMLGAVEFAHEQIQPAIDLILDFAEECAKEPFDFTPPDYSDLYKAVAKAGEKAMRAAYAITDKQERTAAVAAAKETAIAKLTEEQLEDENLGSALKKLESTVLRGDVVKNKKRIDGRNLDEIRDIVSEVGLLPRTHGSALFTRGETQGLVVTTLGTGDDEQMIDSLQGMYKSNFLLHYNFPPYSVGEVGRFGPPGRREIGHGKLAWRALQAVLPASTDFPYTIRLVSEITESNGSSSMASVCGGSLSMMDAGVPLKAPVAGVAMGLILEDDGSYAVLSDILGDEDHLGDMDFKVAGTENGITSLQMDIKVAGITPEIMKTALAQAKEGRMHILGEMNKALSSAGDFSIHAPRIETMQVPTDKIREVIGTGGKVIREIVEVSGAKVDINDDGIIKIASPNGEAIKKAYDMIHSIVAEPEEGMVYTGTVVKIVDFGAFVNFFGKRDGLVHVSQIENRRLNHPSDVLKEGQEVKVKLLGFDDRGKVRLSMKVVDQETGEEIKKEEAAD, from the coding sequence ATGTTCAACGTAACGAAAAAATCCATCGAGTGGGGTGAGGAAACTCTGACGCTCGAATCCGGCAAAGTTGCCCGTCAAGCGGACGGCTGCGTGATTGCCACCTACGGCGAGACCTCCGTTATGGCCGCCGTCACTTTTGCCAAGAAGCAAAAGCCCGGTCAGGACTTCTTCCCGCTGACCGTCCACTACAACGAGAAATACTACGCCGCCGGTAAAATCCCGGGTGGCTTCTTCAAGCGCGAGGCGCGCCCGACCGAGAAAGAGACGCTGACATCGCGTCTGATCGACCGTCCGATCCGCCCGCTGTTTGTGCCGGGCTTCAAGAACGAGGTTCTGGTGATCTGTACCGTGCTGTCGCACGATCTGGTTAACGACCCTGACATGGTTGCGATGGTTGCGGCCTCCGCCGCGCTGACCATTTCCGGTGCGCCGTTCATGGGCCCGATTGCGGCTTGCCGCGTGGGCTTTGAGGATGGCGAATACATCCTGAACCCTGAGATGGACGACATGCACAACCTGCGCATGAACCCTGAGCAGCGTTTGGACCTTGTTGTTGCAGGCACCAAAGACGCCGTGATGATGGTTGAATCGGAAGCCTACGAGCTGACCGAAGACGAGATGCTGGGCGCTGTTGAATTTGCGCATGAGCAAATTCAGCCTGCGATTGACCTGATTTTGGACTTCGCCGAAGAGTGCGCGAAGGAGCCGTTTGACTTTACGCCTCCGGACTACAGCGACCTGTATAAGGCCGTTGCGAAAGCGGGCGAGAAAGCCATGCGGGCCGCTTACGCGATCACCGACAAGCAGGAGCGCACCGCTGCTGTGGCTGCCGCGAAAGAGACCGCGATTGCGAAGCTGACGGAAGAGCAGCTGGAGGACGAGAACCTTGGGTCCGCACTGAAGAAGCTGGAAAGCACCGTTCTGCGCGGCGACGTGGTGAAGAACAAGAAGCGCATTGACGGGCGTAACCTGGACGAGATCCGCGACATTGTGTCTGAGGTTGGCTTGCTGCCACGGACGCACGGCTCCGCTTTGTTCACACGTGGCGAGACGCAGGGTCTGGTTGTGACCACCTTGGGCACCGGCGATGACGAGCAGATGATCGACAGCCTGCAGGGCATGTATAAGTCGAACTTCCTGCTGCATTACAACTTCCCGCCCTATTCGGTTGGTGAAGTGGGTCGCTTCGGCCCTCCGGGTCGTCGTGAGATTGGCCACGGGAAACTGGCGTGGCGTGCGTTGCAGGCGGTTCTGCCGGCGTCGACCGACTTCCCCTATACCATCCGTCTGGTGTCCGAGATCACAGAATCGAACGGCTCCTCCTCCATGGCTTCGGTCTGTGGCGGGTCCTTGTCGATGATGGACGCAGGCGTGCCCCTGAAAGCGCCGGTTGCAGGTGTGGCCATGGGTCTGATCCTGGAAGACGACGGCAGCTACGCTGTTCTGTCGGACATCTTGGGTGACGAAGACCACCTGGGCGACATGGACTTCAAAGTGGCTGGTACCGAAAACGGCATCACCTCGCTGCAGATGGACATCAAGGTTGCGGGCATCACGCCTGAGATCATGAAAACCGCTTTGGCGCAGGCCAAAGAGGGCCGGATGCACATTCTGGGTGAGATGAACAAGGCGCTGTCCTCGGCTGGCGACTTCTCCATCCACGCGCCACGGATCGAGACCATGCAGGTGCCAACGGATAAAATCCGCGAAGTCATCGGCACGGGCGGCAAAGTCATCCGCGAGATCGTGGAAGTGTCCGGCGCCAAGGTCGACATCAACGACGACGGCATCATCAAGATCGCTAGCCCGAATGGCGAGGCCATCAAGAAGGCCTATGACATGATCCACTCGATCGTGGCTGAGCCGGAAGAGGGTATGGTTTATACCGGTACCGTCGTGAAGATCGTCGATTTCGGCGCCTTCGTGAACTTCTTCGGCAAGCGCGACGGGCTGGTGCACGTCTCGCAAATCGAGAACCGCCGTTTGAACCATCCTTCCGACGTCCTGAAAGAGGGCCAAGAGGTGAAGGTCAAGCTGCTGGGCTTCGATGATCGCGGCAAGGTGCGCCTGTCGATGAAAGTCGTCGATCAGGAAACCGGCGAAGAGATCAAGAAGGAAGAAGCGGCTGACTAA
- a CDS encoding outer membrane beta-barrel protein, whose amino-acid sequence MRLILTAAAAAVTLSSPAFSQDLYGHVFGGYSAIQDPNFTGVVTPPGGQQSVDTRFGGGYNIGAAFGKSLPSLDFGSFRVRGEVELSYNTDDVDQIFFSGNGPAAEVNVAGDISTTRVFGNLIADLPTGGSFTPYAGFGLGVASTSTNLIYGPGVRLDDRSEGVTAQLILGTSYALSDNLSLTGDVRYIRDFSVDVPRFNPAGGLTGTVSDDIGSVNVNVGLRFGF is encoded by the coding sequence ATGCGCCTAATCCTCACCGCGGCCGCCGCAGCCGTCACCCTTTCCTCCCCCGCTTTTTCGCAAGACCTGTATGGCCATGTCTTTGGCGGCTACTCCGCCATTCAAGACCCCAACTTCACCGGCGTCGTCACCCCGCCCGGCGGCCAGCAGTCGGTCGATACCCGGTTTGGCGGCGGCTACAACATTGGGGCCGCATTCGGGAAATCGCTGCCCTCGCTTGATTTCGGTAGCTTCCGAGTTCGCGGCGAGGTTGAACTGTCATACAATACCGATGACGTTGACCAGATCTTCTTCTCCGGCAACGGGCCAGCGGCGGAGGTCAATGTTGCGGGCGACATCTCGACGACGCGCGTCTTCGGCAACCTGATCGCGGACCTGCCGACCGGCGGCAGCTTCACACCATATGCGGGCTTCGGGCTTGGCGTGGCGTCCACCAGCACCAACCTGATCTACGGCCCCGGCGTCCGGCTGGATGACCGCAGCGAAGGCGTGACCGCGCAGCTCATTCTGGGGACGTCTTACGCACTGAGCGACAACCTGAGCCTGACCGGCGACGTGCGCTATATCCGCGACTTCAGCGTTGATGTGCCGCGCTTCAACCCGGCGGGCGGACTGACCGGGACGGTCAGCGACGACATTGGCAGCGTGAACGTCAATGTTGGCCTGCGCTTCGGCTTTTAG
- the aqpZ gene encoding aquaporin Z, with protein sequence MKKPLAEFIGTFTLVLLGCGSAVFAGADIGLTGISFAFGLALIGMAYGIGAVSGCHINPAVSLGAVAAGRMTIAEAVPYMIAQVAGAIVAALVLMTIASGQADYSVAENGLGQNGWGAGYLGEYTMASAFIFEVVATFLFMVVILGATGKGAPAAMAGLAIGLALVVIHLVGINITGVSVNPARSIGPALFAGGTAIVQLWLFIVAPIIGAVAAGLLFKSGLLDAEADAEA encoded by the coding sequence ATGAAAAAACCACTCGCTGAATTTATCGGAACCTTCACACTGGTTCTGCTTGGATGCGGATCTGCCGTCTTCGCCGGAGCCGATATCGGCCTGACCGGCATCAGCTTCGCCTTCGGGCTGGCGTTGATCGGGATGGCCTACGGCATCGGCGCCGTGTCGGGCTGCCATATCAACCCTGCCGTGTCCCTCGGGGCGGTCGCCGCGGGCCGCATGACCATCGCCGAAGCGGTGCCTTACATGATCGCCCAAGTTGCGGGCGCCATCGTCGCAGCGTTGGTGCTGATGACAATCGCATCGGGCCAGGCCGACTATTCGGTGGCGGAAAACGGGCTGGGCCAGAACGGCTGGGGCGCGGGCTACCTTGGTGAATACACTATGGCCTCCGCCTTCATCTTTGAAGTCGTCGCGACCTTCCTGTTCATGGTGGTGATCCTGGGTGCCACAGGCAAAGGCGCCCCCGCCGCCATGGCCGGGCTGGCCATTGGTCTGGCACTGGTCGTCATCCATCTAGTCGGCATCAACATCACCGGCGTGTCGGTGAACCCCGCGCGGTCGATCGGGCCCGCATTGTTTGCCGGCGGCACAGCGATTGTCCAGCTGTGGCTGTTCATCGTGGCCCCCATCATCGGCGCGGTTGCCGCGGGCCTGCTGTTCAAATCGGGCCTGCTTGACGCCGAAGCCGACGCCGAGGCCTAA
- a CDS encoding PepSY domain-containing protein has translation MTSKILTLTTAIVALPAAAFAQFNLGDTLPTAEADIRTMLETQGYQIEEIELETDEIEVEATLDGVAYELTLAAATGEIIEIELDDEDGDDD, from the coding sequence ATGACATCCAAGATCCTTACCCTGACCACCGCAATCGTCGCCTTGCCTGCCGCGGCCTTTGCCCAGTTCAACCTTGGCGACACATTGCCCACGGCCGAAGCCGACATCCGCACCATGCTGGAAACCCAGGGCTACCAGATCGAGGAAATCGAGCTGGAGACGGACGAAATCGAAGTCGAAGCCACCCTGGACGGGGTCGCATACGAACTGACCCTGGCAGCGGCCACCGGCGAAATCATCGAGATCGAGCTGGATGACGAAGACGGCGACGACGACTGA
- a CDS encoding helix-turn-helix transcriptional regulator, whose amino-acid sequence MHQSTKSLWGLFILQAACAAFFAFDAVSDFLGWEAKSPLRDMDVYEYVFAAVLVVSLAITAREIVKMQGRQKRLKQQVDVASGAFAELLERQFEEWQLTSSEAEVAMLAIKGLSIADMARLRDTKEGTIKAQCAAVYRKAGVTGRLQLLSLFIEELMAETLIPAPRDV is encoded by the coding sequence ATGCACCAATCCACAAAGAGCCTTTGGGGGCTGTTCATCCTGCAAGCGGCCTGCGCCGCCTTCTTTGCGTTTGACGCCGTGTCGGACTTCCTTGGCTGGGAGGCCAAGTCCCCCCTGCGCGACATGGATGTGTACGAATATGTGTTCGCCGCCGTGCTGGTGGTCAGCCTCGCCATCACGGCGCGGGAAATCGTGAAGATGCAAGGCCGCCAGAAACGGCTGAAGCAGCAGGTTGACGTGGCCTCGGGCGCGTTTGCCGAATTGCTGGAACGCCAGTTCGAGGAATGGCAACTGACAAGTTCGGAGGCGGAGGTTGCGATGCTGGCCATCAAGGGGCTGTCGATTGCCGACATGGCGCGACTGCGCGACACCAAGGAAGGCACCATCAAGGCCCAATGCGCCGCCGTCTACCGCAAGGCGGGCGTCACCGGGCGGCTGCAGCTGCTGAGCCTGTTCATCGAGGAGCTGATGGCGGAGACCCTGATACCCGCCCCCCGGGACGTTTGA
- a CDS encoding L,D-transpeptidase, giving the protein MINRRTLLASGLASAALCATPALAQRKAWVMPEQFKPRVINLAGDLPAGEIHVDPRAFALYWTLAEGKALRYTCGIGRAGLYESGTFTVGAKKEWPSWTPTQDMIKRDPKYKQWEDGQPGGPDNPLGSRALYLFAPRIGDTFLRIHGTSAPWTINSAVSNGCVRLTNAHIAHLYQQVPKGTKVVLH; this is encoded by the coding sequence ATGATTAACCGTCGTACACTACTGGCCTCCGGCCTTGCCTCCGCCGCCCTCTGCGCGACGCCCGCTTTGGCGCAACGCAAGGCCTGGGTGATGCCGGAGCAATTCAAACCACGCGTCATCAACCTGGCGGGCGATCTGCCTGCGGGCGAAATCCATGTCGACCCGCGCGCCTTCGCGCTGTACTGGACCCTGGCCGAGGGCAAGGCGCTCCGCTACACCTGCGGCATCGGCCGCGCCGGCCTTTATGAAAGCGGCACCTTCACCGTGGGCGCCAAGAAAGAGTGGCCCTCCTGGACGCCGACGCAGGACATGATCAAGCGCGACCCGAAATACAAGCAATGGGAGGACGGCCAACCAGGCGGCCCCGACAACCCGCTTGGATCGCGCGCGTTGTACCTGTTTGCGCCCCGCATCGGCGACACGTTCCTGCGCATCCACGGCACCTCCGCGCCATGGACCATCAACTCCGCCGTCTCAAACGGCTGCGTGCGGCTGACCAACGCCCATATCGCGCATCTCTACCAGCAAGTGCCCAAGGGCACGAAAGTTGTGCTGCACTAG
- a CDS encoding peroxiredoxin, producing the protein MGLRINDTIPDLTVTTDKGDISLHDWVGDSWAVIFSHPKDFTPVCTTEFGAVAQLADEWAKRNTKVLGVSVDGVEDHVKWKADIEKVADAKAEFAIVADEGLEVAKAFDMLPAEYVLPDGRTPADSATVRSVFIIGPDKQVKLMMTYPMTVGRNFAEIIRALDGLQMSAKGVATPANWEVGQDVIVPPAVSTEDAQAKFGDVTTVLPYLRTVKAPG; encoded by the coding sequence ATGGGGCTTCGCATAAACGACACAATTCCCGATTTGACCGTGACCACTGACAAGGGCGATATCTCGCTGCATGACTGGGTGGGGGACAGCTGGGCGGTTATCTTCAGCCACCCCAAGGATTTTACTCCGGTCTGCACCACGGAATTCGGCGCGGTCGCGCAGCTGGCCGATGAATGGGCCAAGCGCAACACCAAGGTGTTGGGCGTCTCCGTCGACGGGGTCGAGGATCACGTCAAATGGAAGGCCGACATTGAAAAAGTGGCCGACGCCAAGGCCGAGTTCGCCATCGTCGCGGATGAAGGTCTGGAGGTTGCCAAAGCCTTCGATATGCTGCCCGCCGAATACGTGCTGCCAGACGGGCGCACCCCTGCCGACAGCGCCACGGTGCGGTCAGTGTTCATCATCGGGCCGGACAAGCAGGTTAAACTGATGATGACCTACCCGATGACCGTGGGCCGCAATTTCGCGGAAATCATCCGCGCGTTGGACGGGCTGCAAATGTCGGCCAAAGGCGTGGCCACGCCCGCCAACTGGGAAGTCGGCCAGGACGTGATCGTGCCGCCCGCCGTGTCCACCGAGGACGCGCAGGCCAAGTTCGGCGACGTCACCACCGTGCTGCCCTACCTGCGCACCGTCAAAGCGCCGGGCTGA
- a CDS encoding aldehyde dehydrogenase family protein, translating into MKNAKNFYINGAWVSPAKANDLDVINPSTEEVCETISLGGQADTDAAVSAARAAFDDWSQTDKGERIALLKTLSEVYNDRAEEMAQAISLEMGAPQDLARAQQVGAGSWHLGGFLKAMETFEFERDFTATEKTLYEPIGVCALITPWNWPMNQIVLKAVPAMAVGCTMVLKPSEISPLSGILFADFVHEAGFPAGVFNMVNGDGPGVGSQLSAHPEVDMVSFTGSSRAGKLISVAAAETLKRVSLELGGKGANIIFADADEKAVKSGVIRCFRNTGQSCNAPTRMLVERSRYDEAVEQATEMANATVVGPASEEGKHIGPLVSEMQFDKVQGLIEQGIKEGAKLMAGGVGRPENLNRGYYCRPTVFADVTPDMEIYKQEIFGPVLSIMPFDDEAHAIELANDTPYGLTNYIQTADDEKRRRVARRVRSGMVETNGSGFAQGSPFGGYKQSGNGREGGMFGLEEFCEVKAVSGWTS; encoded by the coding sequence ATGAAAAACGCGAAGAATTTTTACATAAACGGCGCATGGGTCTCCCCTGCCAAGGCCAATGATCTGGACGTCATCAACCCCTCGACCGAGGAGGTGTGCGAGACAATTTCCTTAGGTGGACAAGCCGACACTGACGCCGCCGTTTCCGCGGCCCGCGCCGCGTTTGACGACTGGTCCCAGACCGACAAGGGCGAGCGCATCGCGCTGCTGAAAACCCTGTCCGAAGTCTATAACGACCGCGCCGAAGAAATGGCGCAGGCGATCAGCTTGGAGATGGGCGCGCCGCAGGATCTGGCGCGCGCGCAGCAAGTGGGCGCAGGATCGTGGCATCTGGGCGGCTTCCTGAAGGCCATGGAGACATTCGAATTCGAACGCGACTTCACCGCGACCGAAAAGACCCTGTACGAACCCATCGGGGTCTGCGCCCTGATCACCCCGTGGAACTGGCCGATGAACCAGATCGTGCTGAAAGCGGTGCCCGCCATGGCCGTGGGTTGCACCATGGTGCTGAAACCATCCGAAATCTCGCCACTGTCGGGCATCCTGTTCGCCGACTTCGTGCACGAGGCGGGCTTCCCCGCTGGCGTGTTCAACATGGTCAATGGCGACGGGCCGGGCGTGGGTTCCCAGCTAAGCGCGCACCCCGAGGTCGACATGGTGTCCTTCACCGGCTCGTCGCGCGCGGGCAAGCTGATCTCTGTCGCCGCCGCCGAAACGCTGAAACGCGTGTCGCTGGAATTGGGCGGCAAGGGCGCGAACATCATCTTTGCCGACGCGGATGAGAAGGCCGTGAAATCCGGCGTCATCCGCTGCTTCCGCAACACCGGGCAATCCTGCAACGCGCCGACCCGCATGCTGGTCGAACGCTCCCGCTATGACGAGGCGGTGGAACAGGCCACCGAAATGGCGAACGCCACCGTGGTTGGCCCGGCCTCCGAGGAAGGCAAACATATCGGGCCTTTGGTCAGCGAAATGCAGTTCGACAAGGTCCAAGGCCTGATCGAGCAGGGCATCAAAGAAGGCGCCAAGCTAATGGCCGGCGGCGTCGGACGCCCCGAGAACCTGAACCGCGGCTATTACTGCCGCCCGACAGTGTTTGCGGATGTGACCCCCGACATGGAAATCTACAAACAGGAGATTTTCGGCCCCGTTTTGTCGATCATGCCGTTTGACGACGAGGCGCATGCGATTGAGCTGGCCAATGACACGCCCTACGGGCTGACCAACTACATCCAGACCGCCGATGACGAAAAGCGCCGCCGCGTGGCGCGCCGCGTCCGGTCGGGCATGGTGGAGACCAACGGGTCGGGCTTTGCACAAGGCTCGCCTTTTGGCGGTTACAAGCAATCGGGCAACGGCCGCGAAGGCGGCATGTTCGGATTGGAAGAGTTCTGCGAAGTGAAGGCCGTATCAGGCTGGACAAGCTGA
- a CDS encoding DM13 domain-containing protein produces the protein MRRFIIGLFTHGVALAIGFALGIYLLPILTAPPSPDSAMLEEKAQGALFTAELTRDLPGSDFLHWGEGTISLSATEIVHTGALSPGPDYKLYLTKEFADDEDGFNAIKADALQLGDVKTFGGFILAVPEGTDLESYNTVVIWCESFGEFITAAKYR, from the coding sequence ATGCGCCGCTTCATCATTGGACTGTTCACCCACGGGGTCGCATTGGCCATCGGCTTTGCGCTTGGCATCTACCTGCTGCCGATCCTGACCGCCCCGCCCTCCCCCGACAGCGCGATGCTGGAGGAGAAAGCGCAAGGCGCGCTATTCACCGCTGAACTGACACGCGACCTGCCCGGCAGCGATTTCCTGCATTGGGGCGAAGGCACCATCAGCCTGTCCGCGACCGAGATCGTGCATACCGGCGCGCTGTCCCCGGGGCCGGATTACAAGCTGTATCTGACCAAGGAATTTGCCGATGACGAGGACGGCTTCAACGCCATCAAAGCCGACGCGCTGCAATTGGGCGACGTTAAAACCTTTGGCGGTTTCATTTTGGCCGTCCCCGAGGGCACCGATCTGGAAAGCTACAATACCGTCGTGATCTGGTGCGAAAGTTTCGGGGAGTTTATCACCGCAGCAAAATACAGGTAG
- a CDS encoding VOC family protein gives MRKIQSQGIHHITLMGADRQTSIDFWEGVMGMPFIFDQPNLDDPDEGHLYFDPGDGRLITIFTNETRKPVHTRTPTDAGCVHHLAINVSLASFRQIEARLNDRGIRHSGPKDRGFMDSIYFKDPLGFLIECACYKFEPPAGCTHADVMIEAHKARVKAGDYNIQEIHLADAIETLVERTQGTLSDDRSPKNPY, from the coding sequence ATGCGCAAAATTCAATCCCAAGGCATCCACCATATCACCCTCATGGGGGCGGATCGGCAGACGTCGATTGATTTTTGGGAAGGCGTGATGGGCATGCCTTTCATCTTCGACCAGCCCAATCTGGACGACCCCGACGAGGGGCATCTGTATTTCGACCCCGGCGACGGGCGGCTGATCACCATCTTTACCAACGAGACCCGAAAACCGGTGCACACCCGCACGCCGACGGATGCGGGGTGCGTGCATCATCTGGCGATCAACGTTTCGCTGGCCAGCTTCCGCCAGATCGAGGCGCGGCTGAACGACCGGGGCATCCGCCATAGCGGGCCCAAGGACCGGGGCTTTATGGATTCGATCTATTTCAAGGACCCGCTGGGCTTCCTGATCGAATGCGCCTGCTACAAGTTTGAGCCGCCCGCAGGCTGCACCCATGCCGACGTGATGATCGAGGCGCATAAGGCGCGGGTCAAAGCGGGCGATTACAACATTCAGGAAATCCACCTTGCCGACGCGATTGAAACACTGGTGGAACGCACCCAAGGCACCCTGTCGGACGACCGCAGCCCGAAAAACCCGTATTAG
- a CDS encoding LysR family transcriptional regulator → MNWKAINFDWNQARAFLATAQEGSLSAASRALGLTQPTLGRQVSALEDSLGVVLFERVGRSLVLTDAGRDVLGHVQAMGDAASRFSLAVSGQSEQVDGHVAITATDIMSCYHLPPILKRLREVAPGIDVTVVSSNSIQNLMRREADIAIRHGRPTEPDLIAKLVGEMTGHLYATRDYLERAGWPKSAEEVARCDFVGFDDHDRMVALLNANGLPVTRKNIRYASADGVAAWSMIRAGLGVGPMSQSAAEFAPEVEMVFPELSIPFPVWLVVHRELHTSKRIRLVFDLLADSFA, encoded by the coding sequence ATGAATTGGAAGGCGATCAACTTTGACTGGAATCAGGCGCGGGCCTTTCTGGCGACCGCGCAGGAGGGGTCTTTGTCCGCCGCCTCCCGCGCGTTGGGGCTGACCCAGCCCACGTTGGGGCGGCAGGTCTCGGCGTTGGAAGACAGCCTTGGTGTGGTGCTGTTTGAACGGGTCGGCAGGTCGCTGGTTCTGACCGATGCGGGCCGCGATGTGCTGGGGCATGTGCAGGCCATGGGCGACGCGGCGTCCAGGTTTTCGCTGGCGGTGTCAGGGCAATCGGAACAGGTGGACGGCCATGTCGCCATCACGGCCACCGACATCATGTCGTGCTACCATCTGCCGCCGATCCTCAAGCGGTTGCGCGAGGTGGCGCCGGGTATTGATGTAACTGTGGTGTCGAGCAATTCGATCCAAAACCTGATGCGGCGGGAGGCCGATATCGCCATTCGCCACGGCCGCCCGACCGAGCCCGATCTGATCGCCAAGCTGGTGGGGGAAATGACCGGCCATCTTTACGCCACACGGGACTATCTGGAGCGTGCGGGCTGGCCCAAATCGGCCGAGGAGGTCGCGCGATGCGATTTCGTTGGGTTCGACGATCACGACCGGATGGTCGCGCTGCTCAATGCCAACGGGCTGCCGGTGACGCGGAAAAATATCCGCTATGCTTCCGCCGATGGGGTGGCGGCTTGGTCGATGATCCGCGCAGGCCTTGGCGTAGGCCCTATGAGCCAGTCCGCCGCGGAATTCGCCCCGGAAGTAGAGATGGTCTTCCCCGAACTTAGCATCCCGTTCCCCGTCTGGCTGGTGGTGCACCGCGAATTGCACACATCAAAACGCATCCGGCTGGTGTTCGATCTGCTGGCGGACAGCTTTGCTTAG